A section of the Leptotrichia buccalis C-1013-b genome encodes:
- the recJ gene encoding single-stranded-DNA-specific exonuclease RecJ, whose protein sequence is MFSLDFKAIQLYKKKAINLAMKWEIKNYDEKYLASKSFEFGESKLISRLLLNRGINTKEKVSKFLNSDKKDIHNPFLFENMEKVVKRIQQAGENKEKIVVYGDYDVDGISGVAYLVIMLRKLGLNVDYYIPNRVHEGIEINKHLVTFLEKREAKLFITVDTSINNREEILMLRNNGIDIIITDHHRQVEVCEEMDILTINPKTSKTYPNKFLSGSGVAFKLADAVYERYGANKKILYDYLDIIMIGTVADVVPMTDENRFIIKKGLNNLKKTKIKGLKYIINYLKINPRNITTSDIGFFIAPIFNALGRIDNSKIVVNFFIQEDDFKLFSIIEEMKRANKIRRYLENEIYSELEEKIQRLERPKYIFMKSRKWHSGVIGVVCSRISIKYNIPVILISIKNGYGKASCRSIEGINIFDILKSVSDKLERFGGHDLAAGFLVSEKYLGEIEKHLRQKLARKNRENVQKTLYVDAWLNIENLNKRKLHEINRLSPFGLDNQEPNFMDSDVNFFNLTKFGINNRHFKGFVRKNNRIISVIGYNLGHKLKMNNFYKKKFKIVYTPIFKSVHSDLFIELKIKDFK, encoded by the coding sequence TTGTTTAGTTTAGATTTTAAGGCAATTCAACTATACAAAAAGAAAGCGATTAATCTTGCAATGAAATGGGAAATAAAAAACTATGATGAAAAATATCTGGCATCTAAAAGTTTTGAATTTGGTGAAAGTAAATTAATTTCAAGACTTCTTTTGAATCGTGGAATTAATACAAAAGAAAAAGTTTCTAAATTTTTAAATTCAGATAAAAAAGATATTCATAATCCATTTTTATTTGAAAATATGGAAAAAGTTGTGAAAAGAATACAGCAGGCTGGGGAAAACAAGGAAAAAATCGTAGTTTATGGAGATTATGACGTAGATGGAATTTCTGGAGTGGCATATCTAGTAATAATGTTACGAAAATTGGGACTAAATGTGGATTATTATATCCCAAATCGTGTTCATGAAGGAATTGAGATAAATAAGCATCTTGTGACTTTTCTGGAAAAAAGGGAAGCAAAATTGTTTATAACAGTCGATACTTCGATTAATAATCGGGAAGAAATATTAATGTTGAGAAATAACGGCATTGATATAATTATAACAGATCATCATAGACAAGTCGAAGTTTGTGAAGAAATGGATATTCTTACAATAAATCCAAAAACTAGTAAAACTTATCCAAATAAGTTTTTGTCAGGTTCAGGAGTAGCATTTAAACTTGCCGACGCAGTTTATGAAAGATATGGTGCAAATAAAAAAATATTATATGATTATCTGGATATAATAATGATTGGGACGGTTGCAGATGTTGTGCCGATGACAGATGAAAACAGATTTATTATAAAAAAAGGGTTAAATAATCTAAAAAAAACCAAAATAAAAGGTTTGAAGTATATTATTAACTATTTGAAAATAAATCCGAGAAATATAACGACGAGCGATATAGGATTTTTCATTGCACCAATTTTTAATGCACTTGGAAGAATTGATAATTCTAAAATTGTTGTAAATTTCTTTATTCAGGAAGATGATTTTAAGCTTTTCTCAATAATTGAGGAAATGAAACGTGCGAATAAAATCAGACGGTATCTGGAAAATGAGATTTACAGCGAGCTGGAGGAAAAAATACAGCGTCTGGAACGTCCAAAATACATTTTTATGAAAAGTCGAAAATGGCATTCTGGCGTAATTGGTGTAGTTTGTTCAAGAATTTCCATAAAGTATAATATTCCAGTGATTCTTATTTCAATAAAAAACGGATATGGAAAGGCATCTTGCAGAAGTATCGAAGGAATCAATATTTTTGATATTTTAAAAAGTGTGTCGGACAAGCTGGAGCGGTTTGGAGGGCATGACTTGGCAGCTGGATTTCTTGTTTCGGAAAAATATTTAGGCGAAATTGAAAAACATTTGCGGCAAAAACTGGCAAGAAAAAACAGGGAAAATGTCCAAAAAACATTGTACGTGGATGCCTGGCTGAATATCGAGAATTTAAACAAGCGAAAATTACATGAAATAAACAGGCTTTCCCCTTTTGGATTGGATAATCAGGAACCTAATTTTATGGATTCTGATGTGAATTTTTTTAATTTAACAAAATTTGGGATAAATAATCGGCATTTCAAAGGATTTGTCAGAAAAAATAATCGGATTATTTCAGTAATTGGATATAATTTAGGACATAAATTAAAGATGAATAATTTTTATAAGAAAAAATTTAAAATAGTTTATACACCAATATTTAAGTCTGTTCATTCAGATTTGTTTATTGAGCTGAAAATAAAAGATTTTAAGTAA
- the rbfA gene encoding 30S ribosome-binding factor RbfA, with protein sequence MNDRRKKGLEKEISRIVGMTLLTEVKNDKIKNLVSIHKVELTKDGRYLDLTFSILDLKDNVNREKIAEDLNKLKGFFRKQIGSQLSIRFVPEVRIHLDDSVEYGVKIASILNEIKKENDSIE encoded by the coding sequence ATGAATGATAGAAGAAAAAAGGGATTGGAAAAGGAAATATCAAGAATTGTCGGAATGACGCTTTTGACAGAGGTAAAAAATGATAAAATAAAAAATCTTGTATCTATTCACAAGGTTGAATTGACAAAAGACGGACGGTATCTTGACTTGACTTTTTCAATACTGGATTTAAAAGATAACGTAAATAGAGAGAAAATCGCTGAAGATTTGAATAAGTTAAAAGGTTTTTTTAGAAAACAGATTGGTTCGCAGCTGTCAATAAGATTTGTTCCAGAAGTTAGAATTCATTTGGATGACAGTGTTGAATATGGAGTAAAGATTGCGTCGATATTGAATGAAATAAAAAAGGAAAACGATAGTATCGAATAG
- the infB gene encoding translation initiation factor IF-2, which yields MKIHELAKELGYSGTAKFIEDIAKIGVKGKKHHMNVLSSEEESLIRKNLQKNIQSNQNNSNKSKPENLNKNEMKTKENSTPKVSNHSNIQKNNAKQNKNNENYKKNAKQPLNKNSKLNSEKNLDNKQNQKFEQSNKFDKKENQKKMEMKANLSSQNNKMNDVNKEKQNFQNRENRDNRENSGRNYQNRDNQGRDNRNRDNFRKDGRDNFRRDNRNFNKDGNNQSRDNRDNRNFNRDRDNNNRDNRENSGRNFQNRDNQGRDNRNRDNFRKDGRDNFRRDNRNFNKDGNNQSRDNRENRDNRGFQNRDRDNQSGGRNFRDRQDNRNFSDRGGFNRDRDDFRRDNRNFSNKKETQSEIPASTVAEKGRAGGKGKGKFDKKKYEKNRRDREQQEKELRSDFRKDDKKKKKNKKQEKAVKDEIVRIEGESIGMITIGEEIVIKDLAEKLGINVSDIIKKFFMEGKLLTANAILSFEEAEEVALDYEVIVEKEVIEEVSYGEKYHLEQEDKEAELVTRAPVITIMGHVDHGKTSLLDALRHTNIMSDEAGGITQKIGAYQVNWKGQRITFIDTPGHEAFTEMRARGANITDISILIVAADDGVKPQTVEAISHAKEANVPIIVAINKIDKPGADTMKVRTELTEYGLMSPEWGGTTEFVEISAKKKINLEELLETILITAELEELKANPNKRPKAVVVESRLDPKMGAVADVLVQEGTLKIGDVFVAGESHGRVRSMLDDRGKKINKAIVSQPVEITGFNVVPNAGDILYGVESDKQAKKIVEDFIRERKVNEQNKKKHISLESLSQELEEQELKELKCIIRADSKGSVEALRESLEKLNTEKVVINIIQGSAGAVTEGDVKLAEASNAIIIAFNVRPTTPARIIAEKTGVEIRNYNVIYHATEEIEKAMKGMLDPEFKEVYYGRIEVKQVFKVSNVGNIAGAVVVDGKVTKDSKIRVIRDGIIIFDGELGSLKRFKDDVKEVVMGQECGIGIQDFNDIKAGDIIESYIMEEIPR from the coding sequence ATGAAAATACATGAATTGGCAAAAGAATTAGGTTATAGCGGAACTGCTAAGTTTATTGAGGATATTGCTAAAATCGGTGTAAAAGGTAAAAAACATCATATGAATGTATTAAGCAGCGAAGAAGAATCTTTAATTAGAAAAAATCTTCAAAAAAATATCCAAAGTAATCAAAATAACAGTAATAAAAGCAAACCTGAAAATTTGAATAAAAATGAAATGAAAACCAAGGAAAATAGTACACCGAAGGTAAGCAACCATTCAAACATTCAAAAAAATAATGCTAAACAAAATAAAAATAATGAAAATTACAAAAAAAATGCAAAACAGCCATTAAACAAAAATAGTAAACTAAATTCAGAAAAAAATTTAGATAATAAGCAAAATCAAAAATTTGAACAGTCAAATAAATTTGATAAAAAAGAAAATCAAAAGAAAATGGAGATGAAAGCTAATTTGAGTAGTCAAAATAATAAAATGAATGATGTAAACAAAGAAAAGCAAAATTTTCAAAATAGAGAAAACAGAGATAATCGTGAAAACAGCGGAAGAAATTACCAAAACAGGGATAATCAAGGACGAGACAACCGAAACAGAGATAACTTTAGAAAAGATGGAAGAGATAATTTCAGACGAGACAACCGAAACTTTAATAAAGATGGAAACAATCAATCTCGAGATAATCGAGATAACCGTAATTTTAACAGAGATAGAGATAACAATAATCGAGATAACAGAGAAAATAGTGGAAGAAACTTCCAAAATCGGGATAATCAAGGACGAGATAACCGAAATAGAGATAACTTTAGAAAAGATGGAAGAGATAATTTCAGACGAGATAATAGAAATTTTAATAAAGATGGAAATAATCAATCTCGGGACAATAGAGAGAATCGAGATAATAGAGGATTCCAAAACAGAGATAGAGATAATCAAAGTGGTGGAAGAAACTTTAGAGACAGACAAGACAACCGTAATTTTTCTGATAGAGGTGGATTTAACAGGGATAGAGATGACTTTAGACGAGACAACCGAAACTTTTCAAATAAAAAAGAGACACAATCGGAAATTCCAGCATCTACAGTGGCTGAAAAAGGAAGAGCTGGCGGAAAAGGAAAAGGAAAATTCGATAAGAAAAAATACGAGAAAAATAGAAGAGACAGAGAACAGCAGGAAAAAGAACTTCGTTCTGACTTTAGAAAAGATGACAAAAAGAAAAAGAAAAACAAGAAACAGGAAAAGGCTGTCAAAGATGAAATTGTCAGAATTGAAGGAGAGAGCATAGGAATGATAACAATTGGAGAAGAAATTGTTATTAAAGACCTAGCTGAAAAATTGGGAATCAATGTATCTGACATAATTAAGAAATTCTTTATGGAAGGGAAACTGCTTACTGCGAATGCAATTTTATCATTTGAGGAAGCTGAAGAAGTGGCACTTGACTATGAAGTAATTGTGGAAAAGGAAGTAATTGAAGAAGTTAGTTATGGTGAAAAATATCATCTTGAGCAAGAAGATAAGGAAGCTGAACTTGTTACAAGAGCACCTGTAATTACAATAATGGGACACGTTGACCACGGGAAAACTTCATTGCTTGATGCACTTAGACATACAAATATTATGAGTGATGAAGCTGGAGGAATTACGCAAAAAATCGGGGCTTACCAAGTAAACTGGAAGGGGCAGAGAATTACATTCATTGATACTCCAGGGCATGAGGCGTTTACTGAAATGAGAGCAAGAGGAGCGAATATTACGGATATTTCGATTCTGATTGTAGCCGCTGATGATGGGGTAAAACCTCAAACTGTGGAAGCTATTTCTCATGCTAAGGAAGCCAACGTTCCTATAATTGTTGCAATTAACAAAATTGATAAACCAGGTGCGGATACTATGAAAGTTAGGACTGAATTGACTGAATATGGCTTGATGTCGCCTGAATGGGGAGGAACTACTGAATTTGTTGAAATTTCTGCCAAAAAGAAAATTAATTTGGAAGAACTTCTTGAAACAATATTAATTACAGCGGAACTTGAAGAATTAAAAGCTAATCCAAACAAACGTCCTAAAGCAGTTGTTGTAGAATCAAGACTGGATCCAAAAATGGGAGCAGTTGCCGATGTGCTTGTGCAAGAAGGAACGCTTAAAATTGGAGATGTGTTCGTAGCAGGGGAATCTCATGGTAGAGTCCGTTCAATGCTTGATGACAGAGGTAAAAAAATAAACAAGGCTATTGTTTCACAGCCAGTTGAAATTACAGGATTTAATGTCGTTCCAAATGCGGGAGATATTTTGTATGGTGTAGAAAGTGATAAACAGGCTAAGAAAATTGTTGAAGATTTTATCAGAGAAAGAAAAGTAAACGAACAAAACAAGAAAAAACATATTTCACTGGAAAGTTTATCTCAAGAACTGGAAGAGCAAGAATTAAAAGAATTGAAATGTATCATAAGAGCCGATTCAAAAGGATCAGTTGAAGCATTGAGGGAATCGCTTGAAAAATTAAATACAGAAAAAGTTGTAATTAATATAATTCAGGGAAGTGCAGGAGCTGTAACGGAAGGGGACGTAAAACTTGCAGAAGCATCAAATGCAATTATAATCGCATTTAACGTGCGTCCAACAACACCAGCCAGAATTATTGCCGAAAAAACTGGAGTAGAAATTAGAAACTACAACGTAATTTACCACGCAACTGAAGAAATTGAAAAAGCGATGAAAGGAATGCTTGATCCAGAATTTAAGGAAGTTTACTACGGAAGAATTGAAGTTAAGCAAGTGTTTAAAGTATCAAATGTTGGAAATATCGCAGGAGCAGTTGTTGTTGACGGAAAAGTTACGAAAGATTCGAAAATTCGTGTAATTCGTGATGGAATTATTATTTTTGACGGTGAATTAGGTTCATTGAAACGGTTTAAGGATGATGTTAAGGAAGTTGTAATGGGACAAGAATGTGGAATCGGTATTCAGGACTTTAATGACATTAAGGCTGGAGATATTATCGAATCGTATATTATGGAAGAAATCCCAAGATAA
- a CDS encoding DUF448 domain-containing protein, which translates to MDTLKDKEMKIPERMCICCRKKGEKPEFFRVAERDGKYVFDKEMKIQARGFYVCKTVQCIEKLSKHKKYNIEMEHLVKMLEEMKKQKKNIIDILKPMKNSEYFVFGIDETIDGIKREKIKLVVIPKDIKSKYIEEFKKLSEKFNFKIVFIEKKAELIELFSRDVNVVGIFDKKVIKGILSKVEVMNG; encoded by the coding sequence TTGGATACATTAAAAGATAAAGAAATGAAAATACCTGAAAGAATGTGTATTTGCTGTCGAAAAAAAGGTGAAAAGCCTGAATTTTTCCGTGTAGCTGAGCGAGATGGGAAATATGTCTTTGATAAGGAAATGAAAATACAGGCAAGAGGATTTTACGTATGTAAAACGGTTCAATGTATTGAAAAGTTGTCAAAACATAAGAAATACAACATTGAGATGGAACATCTTGTGAAAATGCTAGAGGAAATGAAAAAGCAAAAGAAAAATATAATTGATATTTTAAAGCCGATGAAAAATTCTGAATATTTTGTTTTTGGAATAGATGAGACTATTGATGGAATAAAACGGGAAAAGATAAAACTTGTAGTTATTCCAAAAGATATAAAGTCCAAATATATTGAAGAATTTAAAAAATTAAGTGAGAAATTTAATTTTAAAATTGTATTTATTGAAAAAAAAGCTGAATTAATAGAACTTTTTTCAAGAGATGTAAACGTTGTCGGTATTTTTGACAAGAAAGTAATAAAAGGAATATTAAGCAAAGTGGAGGTGATGAATGGATGA
- the nusA gene encoding transcription termination factor NusA codes for MRGRDQKIFLEALDELEKEKGILKEELLETIETALLAAYKKNYGEKDNVKVTINRNSGDVKVFSQRLIVENVENPDEEISLEDAISVKKRAKLGDILDLEINAESFKRNAIQNAKQIVVQKVRECEKRNIFNKFKEIENSIVSANVRKTDEKGNLYIDINGLEAIVPFKELSPTDNFVQNERVKIYVGNVEESTKFTKTFVSRKSEELLRGLLELEVPEIEEKIIEIKNIAREAGSRAKVAVYSEDENLDVKGACIGRNGMRIQNIIDELRGEKIDIVLWNEDIREFVKNALNPAEVLLVEIVEGEEENTKIAKVLVAENQLSLAIGKKGQNSRLAARLCGVKIDIHTEPFEIEQNDEYELEEETAFHNSVESDLEESEFENIDNADEAEISDETDEDYEEESAFAGLNKNEDY; via the coding sequence ATGAGAGGAAGAGATCAGAAAATTTTTTTGGAAGCACTTGATGAGCTTGAAAAAGAAAAAGGAATATTAAAGGAAGAATTGCTTGAAACTATAGAAACTGCATTGCTTGCGGCATATAAAAAAAACTATGGCGAAAAGGACAATGTAAAAGTAACGATTAATAGGAACAGTGGAGATGTAAAAGTATTTTCACAAAGACTAATTGTAGAAAATGTGGAAAATCCAGATGAGGAAATTAGCCTAGAAGATGCAATTTCTGTGAAAAAACGTGCTAAGCTGGGAGATATTCTGGATTTAGAAATTAATGCAGAAAGTTTTAAGAGAAATGCAATTCAGAATGCAAAACAGATTGTTGTGCAGAAAGTTAGGGAATGTGAAAAAAGAAATATTTTTAACAAATTTAAGGAAATTGAAAATTCAATTGTATCAGCAAATGTTAGAAAAACCGATGAAAAGGGGAATTTATATATTGATATAAACGGGCTTGAAGCGATTGTGCCATTTAAGGAATTATCGCCAACGGATAATTTTGTACAAAATGAAAGAGTTAAAATTTACGTTGGAAATGTGGAGGAATCAACTAAGTTTACAAAAACTTTTGTTTCAAGAAAATCTGAAGAATTGCTTCGTGGCTTGCTGGAATTGGAAGTTCCTGAAATTGAAGAAAAAATAATTGAAATAAAAAATATAGCAAGGGAAGCTGGAAGCCGTGCAAAAGTGGCAGTTTATTCGGAAGATGAAAATCTGGATGTAAAAGGTGCGTGTATCGGACGTAATGGAATGAGAATACAGAATATTATTGACGAGCTGCGTGGAGAAAAAATTGACATTGTGCTTTGGAACGAAGATATAAGGGAATTTGTAAAAAATGCTTTAAATCCTGCAGAAGTTTTGCTTGTGGAAATTGTTGAAGGAGAAGAGGAAAATACAAAAATAGCAAAAGTTTTAGTTGCTGAAAACCAGTTATCACTTGCGATAGGTAAAAAAGGTCAAAATTCAAGACTTGCAGCAAGACTTTGTGGAGTGAAAATTGACATTCATACAGAGCCTTTTGAAATAGAGCAAAATGATGAATATGAATTGGAAGAAGAAACTGCATTTCATAATTCAGTTGAAAGTGATTTAGAAGAATCTGAATTTGAAAATATCGACAATGCTGATGAAGCCGAAATTTCTGATGAAACGGATGAAGATTATGAAGAGGAAAGTGCATTTGCTGGACTTAATAAAAATGAAGATTATTAG
- the rimP gene encoding ribosome maturation factor RimP, protein MEQILNEFEKRIELHLKEMKLELADLEYVRDGGYNYLRVYVEKEDGSTTTLDDCIDFSREIDGVADDLIDEKFFLEVSTPGVERRLKKPKDFLRFLGEKINVQAKSNIDGAKKFLGKLEKFENDTIFLLDENLGKVVEIPLLKLKKANLIYEIPNGVLNGEEN, encoded by the coding sequence ATGGAGCAGATTTTAAATGAGTTTGAAAAGAGAATCGAATTGCATTTAAAAGAGATGAAGCTGGAATTGGCGGATTTGGAATATGTCAGGGATGGCGGGTATAATTATTTGAGAGTGTATGTGGAAAAGGAAGATGGAAGTACGACTACACTTGATGATTGTATTGATTTTAGTCGTGAGATTGACGGGGTTGCTGATGACCTGATAGATGAGAAGTTTTTTTTGGAGGTTTCTACTCCAGGGGTTGAGCGTAGATTGAAGAAGCCTAAAGATTTTTTGAGATTCTTGGGGGAGAAAATCAATGTTCAGGCAAAAAGCAATATTGATGGGGCAAAGAAATTTTTAGGAAAACTTGAAAAATTTGAAAATGATACGATTTTCCTTTTGGATGAGAATTTGGGGAAAGTTGTGGAAATACCGCTTTTGAAATTAAAGAAGGCGAATTTGATATATGAAATACCAAATGGTGTATTAAACGGTGAGGAGAACTAA
- a CDS encoding chromate transporter: MKVYLELFWIFFKIGTFTLGGGYAMVPLIQNEIVNKKKWIEEEEFVKLLALAQSSPGALAVNVSVFVGYKMKRMLGLITTVLGATLPSFIIILIIASLFSNIQDNIYVIKAFKAIRPMVVALIAASVYTIGKSAKINKKTLWIVILVAAMVAFLKFPPIVMIILGAFLGNAWMIWRKNK; this comes from the coding sequence ATGAAAGTATATTTAGAATTGTTTTGGATCTTTTTTAAGATAGGTACATTTACTCTTGGTGGAGGATATGCTATGGTTCCGCTAATACAGAATGAAATTGTGAATAAGAAAAAATGGATTGAGGAAGAGGAATTTGTAAAACTTTTAGCACTTGCTCAATCTTCACCAGGCGCATTGGCTGTAAATGTTTCAGTTTTTGTGGGATATAAGATGAAAAGGATGTTAGGGCTTATAACCACAGTTTTGGGAGCGACATTACCGTCATTCATAATTATTCTTATTATAGCTTCATTATTTAGCAACATACAGGACAATATATATGTGATAAAGGCTTTTAAGGCAATAAGGCCGATGGTGGTTGCGTTAATTGCGGCAAGTGTTTATACAATTGGGAAATCGGCTAAAATTAATAAAAAAACGTTATGGATTGTTATTTTAGTGGCAGCAATGGTGGCTTTTCTTAAATTTCCGCCTATTGTTATGATTATTTTAGGTGCTTTTTTAGGAAATGCTTGGATGATTTGGAGGAAAAATAAATGA
- a CDS encoding chromate transporter: MNLAILLILFFVFFKIGLFSFGGGYAILPLIQADVVDLHKWVNVQQFTDIVAISQVTPGPISLNAATYVGYLIGNKAGFWDAFIMGTAATLGLILPSVIIMTIFSKFYLKFQDNKYMDNAFTGLKIVVVGLILAAAIMLVDKNNFIDWKSAVIFVVSVALVLKWKVSPILLTVIAAIAGIIIY, translated from the coding sequence ATGAATTTAGCAATATTATTGATATTATTTTTTGTATTTTTTAAAATAGGGCTATTCAGTTTTGGCGGCGGATATGCAATTTTACCGCTTATTCAGGCTGATGTTGTAGATTTACATAAATGGGTGAATGTACAGCAATTTACAGATATTGTGGCAATTTCACAAGTAACGCCGGGGCCAATTTCATTGAATGCCGCAACTTATGTGGGTTATCTGATTGGCAATAAGGCAGGATTCTGGGACGCGTTTATAATGGGCACAGCCGCAACATTGGGATTAATTCTCCCATCAGTTATTATAATGACAATTTTTAGTAAATTTTATTTAAAATTTCAAGACAACAAATATATGGACAATGCGTTTACAGGTTTAAAAATTGTTGTTGTCGGACTGATTCTAGCGGCTGCGATAATGCTAGTGGATAAAAACAACTTTATAGACTGGAAAAGTGCAGTGATATTTGTTGTTTCAGTGGCACTTGTGCTGAAATGGAAAGTAAGTCCAATATTACTCACAGTAATTGCGGCAATTGCGGGAATAATAATTTATTAA
- a CDS encoding tetratricopeptide repeat protein, producing the protein MKKKYIIVMLILILIFSCGKKKKRNNDVKSKATIEQKENNRIKELTEKARKGDVEAQTQLGEAYLHGIDTKIDYKKAMEWSKKAAAKGSSRAMTNVGILYFEGFGVKKDYKQAYKLFSDGVDGGDMKALKYLGTMYEKGLGVEKSFDSAAFYYEMADSSGDLTVRYNLGKIYEMAGDYAKAVELYQKTDGRMDQVTAPMYEALGDLYVNGKGVKKNLKEASEWYEKASKSGSQQAKNKLDKLK; encoded by the coding sequence ATGAAAAAAAAATACATTATTGTAATGCTAATACTAATTTTAATATTTAGTTGTGGAAAAAAGAAGAAAAGAAATAATGATGTAAAATCTAAAGCGACAATTGAACAAAAGGAAAATAACAGAATAAAGGAATTGACAGAAAAGGCTCGAAAAGGAGATGTGGAAGCGCAAACTCAACTTGGAGAAGCCTATCTTCATGGAATTGATACAAAAATTGATTACAAAAAAGCTATGGAATGGAGCAAAAAAGCCGCTGCAAAAGGAAGTTCTCGTGCAATGACGAATGTTGGAATTCTTTATTTTGAAGGATTTGGCGTAAAAAAAGATTATAAACAAGCATACAAATTATTTTCAGATGGAGTAGATGGTGGAGATATGAAAGCTCTAAAATATTTAGGGACAATGTATGAAAAAGGATTGGGAGTAGAAAAAAGTTTTGACAGCGCTGCATTTTACTATGAAATGGCAGATAGTAGCGGTGATTTAACTGTACGGTACAATTTGGGAAAAATTTACGAAATGGCAGGAGATTATGCAAAAGCGGTGGAACTTTATCAAAAAACTGATGGCAGAATGGATCAAGTTACAGCTCCAATGTATGAAGCATTAGGAGACTTATACGTAAATGGTAAAGGTGTCAAAAAAAATCTAAAGGAAGCTAGTGAATGGTATGAAAAAGCATCAAAATCTGGAAGTCAGCAAGCTAAAAATAAACTGGATAAATTAAAATAA
- a CDS encoding tetratricopeptide repeat protein, whose amino-acid sequence MLETLIFREIRYNGNNEQLLKENLSKIKDNPDDTEVLQTLASIYHALKENDKAIEIYEKLVKLEPEKSENWAFLGYLYYENEDLEKAEENFNRALDDNMDEPFVLFLLGNIYSRKGRIAEAVNCYDLAIFLDFDMYIAHIDFARKYEHMGRHEKALEEYRAAFRIDPRDEGLIEKIDYIENKCKNKKEKKKNGNLNFATANLGIV is encoded by the coding sequence ATGTTAGAAACATTAATTTTTAGAGAAATAAGATATAATGGGAATAATGAGCAGCTTTTAAAAGAAAATTTATCTAAAATCAAAGATAATCCTGATGATACAGAAGTATTACAAACGCTGGCATCTATTTACCATGCATTAAAAGAAAATGACAAAGCAATTGAAATTTATGAAAAATTGGTAAAATTAGAACCTGAAAAAAGTGAAAATTGGGCATTTTTAGGTTATTTATATTATGAAAACGAAGATCTTGAAAAAGCTGAAGAAAATTTCAATAGAGCGTTGGATGACAATATGGATGAGCCGTTTGTGTTATTTCTTTTAGGAAATATATATTCGAGAAAAGGTAGAATAGCTGAAGCGGTTAATTGTTATGATCTTGCAATATTTTTAGATTTTGACATGTATATCGCACATATTGATTTTGCTAGAAAATACGAGCATATGGGACGTCATGAAAAAGCGCTTGAAGAATACAGGGCTGCCTTTAGAATTGATCCAAGAGACGAAGGGCTTATCGAAAAAATAGACTATATTGAGAATAAATGTAAAAATAAGAAAGAAAAGAAAAAAAATGGAAATTTAAATTTTGCAACAGCAAATTTAGGAATTGTCTAA